A stretch of Mastomys coucha isolate ucsf_1 unplaced genomic scaffold, UCSF_Mcou_1 pScaffold3, whole genome shotgun sequence DNA encodes these proteins:
- the Catsperd gene encoding cation channel sperm-associated protein subunit delta isoform X8, with product MSQVGILMVDNNLGTFHYTEYPLNHSMGIPFSYKNPLEVIMIPHQRGFLILWNQTSILVSSNSGQIVKPVRLINKQNVTDLDVTSANITIHSVASNTYELAFLVAEDHLYYGSQNYMGTSIIKLLDQPLWSKDTSIYFENVGMLEVLTPVDDPNFAAFDFNKCMVNVQAALMDKSLELEPCNVELLESTMIDKMFTIDMNSKLKLSALMVPRMGKNPTPLVMVSNPHALGFKANLNQFGHTFDGNSKYKLDIELQQQHHWGNSEFNFTASIKRHAISSITVDIADKTLSCVDLKPLSTLISVGCDLTKKIVVQNKISACSMGILSPVELQKNYTYTIEREAYDPINHNGEAQDDLIVFYEYKDLGCPRLVYYDKPWKPVVELWKNGILEEIMNAEYVILEMNGLVTYSYSLTAATANCRSQPQNWSNFEADIENEDQFLWNRENYVSCHEDSKDNPLLWPNVEYQVLGGRTNNRVIFGQRNGIYTFHLSVVDPYYSYCNLNTIFSVYVHGALPVAKFQPLVSITLLVTITLLTVWLAYAIPKQLRTQKDQRPLGLCFQIFQSCLGICTCAWLRGKLRKWLRPRRVSDQPEKTLQTGKKRGDPK from the exons ATGTCTCAGGTGGGGATACTCATGGTTGACAATAATTTG GGCACGTTTCATTACACGGAGTACCCCCTGAACCATAGTATGGGGATACCCTTTTCATACAAGAATCCCCTTGAAGTCATCATGATACCACACCAGAGGGGGTTTCTGATCCTCTGGAATCAGACAAGTATATTGGTGTCCTCCAATTCAG GCCAGATTGTTAAACCTGTGCGGCTGATAAATAAGCAGAACGTTACAGACTTAGATGTCACAAGTGCCAACATCACCATTCACAGTGTTGCCTCAA ATACTTACGAGCTGGCTTTTTTGGTAGCAGAAGATCATCTATACTATGGAAGTCAGAATTACATGGGAACCTCCATAATCAAA CTGTTAGATCAACCTCTCTGGTCTAAAGACACGAGCATCTATTTTGAGAACGTTGGCATGCTGGAGGTCCTCACCCCTGTTGATGACCCAAATTTTGCAGCGTTTGACTTTAATAAGTGTATGGTGAATGTGCAGGCCGCTCTCATGGACAAAAGTCTGGAGCTTGAACCATGTAAT GTGGAACTTCTGGAAAGCACCATGATAGATAAAATGTTCACAATAGACATGAATAGCAAGCTAAAACTGTCTGCCCTCATGGTACCTCGGATGGGCAAGAACCCCACCCCACTG GTCATGGTCAGCAATCCTCATGCCCTGGGGTTTAAGGCAAACCTCAATCAGTTTGGCCACACGTTTGATGGCAACTCTAAGTACAAactg GATATTGAACTCCAACAGCAGCATCACTGGGGCAACTCAGAGTTCAATTTCACTGCCAG CATCAAGCGCCATGCCATCTCCTCCATAACCGTGGACATAGCTGACAAGACACTTTCGTGTGTGGACCTAAAGCCTCTG TCCACACTCATCTCAGTTGGCTGTGACTTGACAAAGAAAATCGTTGTGCAAAA CAAAATCTCTGCCTGCAGCATGGGAATCCTCAGCCCCGTGGAGCTGCAGAAGAACTATACCTACACCATCGAGAG GGAAGCATATGACCCAATCAACCACAATGGTGAAGCCCAGGATGACCTGATAGTATTCTACGAGTACAAGGACCTGGGCTGTCCCCGCCTAGTCTACTACGACAAGCCATGGAAACCTGTGGTGGAATT GTGGAAGAATGGGATTCTAGAAGAAATCATGAATGCAGAGTATGTCATCTTGGAGATGAATGGACTAGTCACCTACTCATACTCCTTGACGGCTGCCACTGCAAACTGCCGATCACAGCCTCAGAACTGGAGCAACTTTGAAGCGGACATTGAGAACGAGGATCAGTTCCTCTGGAACAGAGAG AACTATGTCAGCTGCCATGAGGACAGCAAAGACAACCCCCTGCTATGGCCAAATGTCGAGTATCAGGTCTTAGGTGGCCGGACAAACAACAGGGTTATTTTTGGCCAAAGAAATGGAATCTATACCTTCCATCTGTCTGTGGTGGATCCATACTACAG CTATTGCAACCTGAACACCATATTCAGCGTGTATGTGCACGGGGCCTTACCAGTGGCGAAGTTCCAACCATTGGTCAGCATCACCCTGCTGGTCACCATAACCCTGCTGACTGTGTGGCTGGCCTATGCTATCCCCAAGCAGCTGAGGACGCAGAAAGACCAGCGACCTTTGGGTTTGTGCTTCCAGATATTCCAGTCCTGCCTAGGGATCTGTACCTGCGCCTGGCTTCGTGGCAAACTGAGAAAGTGGCTACGCCCCAGGAGGGTGAGCGATCAGCCTGAGAAAACCCTACAGACAGGCAAGAAGCGAGGCGACCCGAAATAG
- the Catsperd gene encoding cation channel sperm-associated protein subunit delta isoform X7: MGAWLEERCSREDLEDLDEKVRGISDPVSHISGDTCCFKGSFCLSHLKGTLGGIFHLHSMSQVGILMVDNNLGTFHYTEYPLNHSMGIPFSYKNPLEVIMIPHQRGFLILWNQTSILVSSNSGQIVKPVRLINKQNVTDLDVTSANITIHSVASNTYELAFLVAEDHLYYGSQNYMGTSIIKLLDQPLWSKDTSIYFENVGMLEVLTPVDDPNFAAFDFNKCMVNVQAALMDKSLELEPCNVELLESTMIDKMFTIDMNSKLKLSALMVPRMGKNPTPLVMVSNPHALGFKANLNQFGHTFDGNSKYKLDIELQQQHHWGNSEFNFTASIKRHAISSITVDIADKTLSCVDLKPLSTLISVGCDLTKKIVVQNKISACSMGILSPVELQKNYTYTIEREAYDPINHNGEAQDDLIVFYEYKDLGCPRLVYYDKPWKPVVELWKNGILEEIMNAEYVILEMNGLVTYSYSLTAATANCRSQPQNWSNFEADIENEDQFLWNRENYVSCHEDSKDNPLLWPNVEYQVLGGRTNNRVIFGQRNGIYTFHLSVVDPYYSYCNLNTIFSVYVHGALPVAKFQPLVSITLLVTITLLTVWLAYAIPKQLRTQKDQRPLGLCFQIFQSCLGICTCAWLRGKLRKWLRPRRVSDQPEKTLQTGKKRGDPK, from the exons aGTCACCTAAAAGGAACACTAGGAGGCATCTTCCATTTACACTCCATGTCTCAGGTGGGGATACTCATGGTTGACAATAATTTG GGCACGTTTCATTACACGGAGTACCCCCTGAACCATAGTATGGGGATACCCTTTTCATACAAGAATCCCCTTGAAGTCATCATGATACCACACCAGAGGGGGTTTCTGATCCTCTGGAATCAGACAAGTATATTGGTGTCCTCCAATTCAG GCCAGATTGTTAAACCTGTGCGGCTGATAAATAAGCAGAACGTTACAGACTTAGATGTCACAAGTGCCAACATCACCATTCACAGTGTTGCCTCAA ATACTTACGAGCTGGCTTTTTTGGTAGCAGAAGATCATCTATACTATGGAAGTCAGAATTACATGGGAACCTCCATAATCAAA CTGTTAGATCAACCTCTCTGGTCTAAAGACACGAGCATCTATTTTGAGAACGTTGGCATGCTGGAGGTCCTCACCCCTGTTGATGACCCAAATTTTGCAGCGTTTGACTTTAATAAGTGTATGGTGAATGTGCAGGCCGCTCTCATGGACAAAAGTCTGGAGCTTGAACCATGTAAT GTGGAACTTCTGGAAAGCACCATGATAGATAAAATGTTCACAATAGACATGAATAGCAAGCTAAAACTGTCTGCCCTCATGGTACCTCGGATGGGCAAGAACCCCACCCCACTG GTCATGGTCAGCAATCCTCATGCCCTGGGGTTTAAGGCAAACCTCAATCAGTTTGGCCACACGTTTGATGGCAACTCTAAGTACAAactg GATATTGAACTCCAACAGCAGCATCACTGGGGCAACTCAGAGTTCAATTTCACTGCCAG CATCAAGCGCCATGCCATCTCCTCCATAACCGTGGACATAGCTGACAAGACACTTTCGTGTGTGGACCTAAAGCCTCTG TCCACACTCATCTCAGTTGGCTGTGACTTGACAAAGAAAATCGTTGTGCAAAA CAAAATCTCTGCCTGCAGCATGGGAATCCTCAGCCCCGTGGAGCTGCAGAAGAACTATACCTACACCATCGAGAG GGAAGCATATGACCCAATCAACCACAATGGTGAAGCCCAGGATGACCTGATAGTATTCTACGAGTACAAGGACCTGGGCTGTCCCCGCCTAGTCTACTACGACAAGCCATGGAAACCTGTGGTGGAATT GTGGAAGAATGGGATTCTAGAAGAAATCATGAATGCAGAGTATGTCATCTTGGAGATGAATGGACTAGTCACCTACTCATACTCCTTGACGGCTGCCACTGCAAACTGCCGATCACAGCCTCAGAACTGGAGCAACTTTGAAGCGGACATTGAGAACGAGGATCAGTTCCTCTGGAACAGAGAG AACTATGTCAGCTGCCATGAGGACAGCAAAGACAACCCCCTGCTATGGCCAAATGTCGAGTATCAGGTCTTAGGTGGCCGGACAAACAACAGGGTTATTTTTGGCCAAAGAAATGGAATCTATACCTTCCATCTGTCTGTGGTGGATCCATACTACAG CTATTGCAACCTGAACACCATATTCAGCGTGTATGTGCACGGGGCCTTACCAGTGGCGAAGTTCCAACCATTGGTCAGCATCACCCTGCTGGTCACCATAACCCTGCTGACTGTGTGGCTGGCCTATGCTATCCCCAAGCAGCTGAGGACGCAGAAAGACCAGCGACCTTTGGGTTTGTGCTTCCAGATATTCCAGTCCTGCCTAGGGATCTGTACCTGCGCCTGGCTTCGTGGCAAACTGAGAAAGTGGCTACGCCCCAGGAGGGTGAGCGATCAGCCTGAGAAAACCCTACAGACAGGCAAGAAGCGAGGCGACCCGAAATAG